A genomic window from Oncorhynchus tshawytscha isolate Ot180627B unplaced genomic scaffold, Otsh_v2.0 Un_scaffold_18560_pilon_pilon, whole genome shotgun sequence includes:
- the depdc7a gene encoding DEP domain-containing protein 7 isoform X2 — translation MAGKPFRATFIWSSIIANLQQRIQVKRHRHKLKTYHDCFLGSEAVDVVLAHVIQSRFCGDAEVPRSKAVRLCQALMDSRVFEAVGTNVFGNKEKRRATFEDSSCSLYRLLPLPSSPTTMTSSHSTSTITIESGYDSPSKHRNSYSPPLKRKEDQYSNNHSPVKTDKSLEDVLGNLNITSTITPQMINLGLSQELVGEVWRQQTVFRLLQLIELPLLESLLEGEERPRPPLHSMDSDPDLLYTSSYLDREVLKAFSEAQADEWLSAAVDCLEFLPDDLVVEVSRGLPRCGEDQGQCKRLVYGILVQHYGETQHPPLLSNHVFDIHSSISELLVNGKREQALEALQLCLKLQDSRSKEELRRLLRFMAVAAKPQEVKLHKEVENRMAVKRSFSGAIVYSMRLAKGKVDLLVLFMVENHCDVFKIPVSLHKLVSDRLTNIVKRKDPQVLTSSTYCRRVNGRAYVESKQKTTKEELWALLKTIHENPKLSNKEKRRLLGQFYKGHPEIFVQYFGSRLSSDDL, via the exons ATGGCCGGTAAGCCGTTCCGGGCCACCTTCATCTGGAGCAGCATCATCGCCAACCTCCAGCAGCGCATCCAGGTCAAGCGCCACCGTCATAAGCTCAAGACCTACCATGACTGTTTCCTGGGGTCAGAGGCTGTGGACGTGGTGCTGGCCCATGTCATCCAGTCACGGTTCTGCGGCGATGCCGAGGTGCCTCGCTCCAAGGCCGTACGCCTCTGCCAGGCCCTGATGGATTCGCGGGTGTTCGAGGCGGTGGGCACCAACGTATTTGGGAATAAGGAGAAGAGGCGTGCCACCTTCGAGGACAGTAGCTGTAGTCTGTACCGGTTGCTTCCGCTTCCGTCTAGTCCCACTACCATGACCAGCTCGCACTCGACGAGCACCATCACCATCGAGAGTGGATACGACTCGCCGAGCAAACACCGGAACAGCTACAGCCCACCTCTCAAACG TAAAGAGGACCAGTACTCCAACAACCACTCTCCGGTCAAAACAGACAAATCACTAGAGGACGTGTTGGGGAACCTCAACATCACCTCAACCATCACCCCACAGATGATCAACCTCGGCCTCTCACAGGAGT TGGTGGGTGAGGTGTGGCGCCAGCAGACGGTGTTCAGGCTGCTACAGCTGATAGAGCTCCCCCTTCTGGAGAGtctgttggagggagaggagCGGCCCAGGCCCCCTCTACACAGCATGGACAGTGACCCAGACCTGCTCTACACATCCAGCTACCTGGACAGAGAGGTCCTGAAGGCCTTCAGCGAAGCACA ggctGATGAGTGGTTGTCGGCGGCGGTGGACTGTCTGGAGTTCCTGCCAGATGACTTGGTGGTTGAGGTGAGCAGGGGTCTGCCCCGCTGCGGTGAGGACCAGGGCCAGTGTAAGAGACTGGTGTATGGGATCCTGGTCCAGCACTACGGAGAGACACAGCACCCTCCACTACTCAGCAACCACGTCTTCGACATCCACTCCAGCATCTCTGAACTACTGG TGAATGGGAAGAGGGAGCAGGCTCTGGAGGccctacagctgtgtctgaaaCTACAGGACTCTCGCAGTAAAGAGGAGCTACGCAGACTGCTGCGATTCATGGCCGTCGCTGCCAAACCGCAGGAGGTCAAACTGCACAAagag GTAGAGAACAGGATGGCGGTGAAGAGATCTTTCTCTGGTGCCATCGTCTACAGCATGAGACTGGCCAAGGGGAAGGTTGACCTGCTGGTGCTGTTTATGGTGGAAAACCACTGTGACGTCTTCAAG ATTCCAGTGTCGTTGCACAAACTTGTGAGCGATAGACTGACCAACATTGTGAAGAGGAAAGACCCACAAGTCTTAACAT CCTCTACATATTGCAGGCGAGTCAATGGAAGAGCGTACGTGGAGAGCAAACAGAAGACTACCAAAGAGGAACTATGGGCTCTACTGAAGACAATCCACGAgaaccccaaactgtccaacaAAGAGAAGAGACGCTTGCTGGGACAGTTCTACAAGGGGCATCCTGAGATCTTTGTCCAGTACTTTGGAAGCAGATTGTCAAGTGATGATCTGTAG
- the depdc7a gene encoding DEP domain-containing protein 7 isoform X3: MAGKPFRATFIWSSIIANLQQRIQVKRHRHKLKTYHDCFLGSEAVDVVLAHVIQSRFCGDAEVPRSKAVRLCQALMDSRVFEAVGTNVFGNKEKRRATFEDSSCSLYRLLPLPSSPTTMTSSHSTSTITIESGYDSPSKHRNSYSPPLKRKEDQYSNNHSPVKTDKSLEDVLGNLNITSTITPQMINLGLSQELVGEVWRQQTVFRLLQLIELPLLESLLEGEERPRPPLHSMDSDPDLLYTSSYLDREVLKAFSEAQADEWLSAAVDCLEFLPDDLVVEVSRGLPRCGEDQGQCKRLVYGILVQHYGETQHPPLLSNHVFDIHSSISELLVNGKREQALEALQLCLKLQDSRSKEELRRLLRFMAVAAKPQEVKLHKEVENRMAVKRSFSGAIVYSMRLAKGKVDLLVLFMVENHCDVFKIPVSLHKLVSDRLTNIVKRKDPQVLTCMGAFGVCESMEERTWRANRRLPKRNYGLY, translated from the exons ATGGCCGGTAAGCCGTTCCGGGCCACCTTCATCTGGAGCAGCATCATCGCCAACCTCCAGCAGCGCATCCAGGTCAAGCGCCACCGTCATAAGCTCAAGACCTACCATGACTGTTTCCTGGGGTCAGAGGCTGTGGACGTGGTGCTGGCCCATGTCATCCAGTCACGGTTCTGCGGCGATGCCGAGGTGCCTCGCTCCAAGGCCGTACGCCTCTGCCAGGCCCTGATGGATTCGCGGGTGTTCGAGGCGGTGGGCACCAACGTATTTGGGAATAAGGAGAAGAGGCGTGCCACCTTCGAGGACAGTAGCTGTAGTCTGTACCGGTTGCTTCCGCTTCCGTCTAGTCCCACTACCATGACCAGCTCGCACTCGACGAGCACCATCACCATCGAGAGTGGATACGACTCGCCGAGCAAACACCGGAACAGCTACAGCCCACCTCTCAAACG TAAAGAGGACCAGTACTCCAACAACCACTCTCCGGTCAAAACAGACAAATCACTAGAGGACGTGTTGGGGAACCTCAACATCACCTCAACCATCACCCCACAGATGATCAACCTCGGCCTCTCACAGGAGT TGGTGGGTGAGGTGTGGCGCCAGCAGACGGTGTTCAGGCTGCTACAGCTGATAGAGCTCCCCCTTCTGGAGAGtctgttggagggagaggagCGGCCCAGGCCCCCTCTACACAGCATGGACAGTGACCCAGACCTGCTCTACACATCCAGCTACCTGGACAGAGAGGTCCTGAAGGCCTTCAGCGAAGCACA ggctGATGAGTGGTTGTCGGCGGCGGTGGACTGTCTGGAGTTCCTGCCAGATGACTTGGTGGTTGAGGTGAGCAGGGGTCTGCCCCGCTGCGGTGAGGACCAGGGCCAGTGTAAGAGACTGGTGTATGGGATCCTGGTCCAGCACTACGGAGAGACACAGCACCCTCCACTACTCAGCAACCACGTCTTCGACATCCACTCCAGCATCTCTGAACTACTGG TGAATGGGAAGAGGGAGCAGGCTCTGGAGGccctacagctgtgtctgaaaCTACAGGACTCTCGCAGTAAAGAGGAGCTACGCAGACTGCTGCGATTCATGGCCGTCGCTGCCAAACCGCAGGAGGTCAAACTGCACAAagag GTAGAGAACAGGATGGCGGTGAAGAGATCTTTCTCTGGTGCCATCGTCTACAGCATGAGACTGGCCAAGGGGAAGGTTGACCTGCTGGTGCTGTTTATGGTGGAAAACCACTGTGACGTCTTCAAG ATTCCAGTGTCGTTGCACAAACTTGTGAGCGATAGACTGACCAACATTGTGAAGAGGAAAGACCCACAAGTCTTAACATGTATGGGAGCTTttggtgtct GCGAGTCAATGGAAGAGCGTACGTGGAGAGCAAACAGAAGACTACCAAAGAGGAACTATGGGCTCTACTGA
- the depdc7a gene encoding DEP domain-containing protein 7 isoform X4 has product MAGKPFRATFIWSSIIANLQQRIQVKRHRHKLKTYHDCFLGSEAVDVVLAHVIQSRFCGDAEVPRSKAVRLCQALMDSRVFEAVGTNVFGNKEKRRATFEDSSCSLYRLLPLPSSPTTMTSSHSTSTITIESGYDSPSKHRNSYSPPLKRKEDQYSNNHSPVKTDKSLEDVLGNLNITSTITPQMINLGLSQELVGEVWRQQTVFRLLQLIELPLLESLLEGEERPRPPLHSMDSDPDLLYTSSYLDREVLKAFSEAQADEWLSAAVDCLEFLPDDLVVEVSRGLPRCGEDQGQCKRLVYGILVQHYGETQHPPLLSNHVFDIHSSISELLVNGKREQALEALQLCLKLQDSRSKEELRRLLRFMAVAAKPQEVKLHKEVENRMAVKRSFSGAIVYSMRLAKGKVDLLVLFMVENHCDVFKIPVSLHKLVSDRLTNIVKRKDPQVLTCESMEERTWRANRRLPKRNYGLY; this is encoded by the exons ATGGCCGGTAAGCCGTTCCGGGCCACCTTCATCTGGAGCAGCATCATCGCCAACCTCCAGCAGCGCATCCAGGTCAAGCGCCACCGTCATAAGCTCAAGACCTACCATGACTGTTTCCTGGGGTCAGAGGCTGTGGACGTGGTGCTGGCCCATGTCATCCAGTCACGGTTCTGCGGCGATGCCGAGGTGCCTCGCTCCAAGGCCGTACGCCTCTGCCAGGCCCTGATGGATTCGCGGGTGTTCGAGGCGGTGGGCACCAACGTATTTGGGAATAAGGAGAAGAGGCGTGCCACCTTCGAGGACAGTAGCTGTAGTCTGTACCGGTTGCTTCCGCTTCCGTCTAGTCCCACTACCATGACCAGCTCGCACTCGACGAGCACCATCACCATCGAGAGTGGATACGACTCGCCGAGCAAACACCGGAACAGCTACAGCCCACCTCTCAAACG TAAAGAGGACCAGTACTCCAACAACCACTCTCCGGTCAAAACAGACAAATCACTAGAGGACGTGTTGGGGAACCTCAACATCACCTCAACCATCACCCCACAGATGATCAACCTCGGCCTCTCACAGGAGT TGGTGGGTGAGGTGTGGCGCCAGCAGACGGTGTTCAGGCTGCTACAGCTGATAGAGCTCCCCCTTCTGGAGAGtctgttggagggagaggagCGGCCCAGGCCCCCTCTACACAGCATGGACAGTGACCCAGACCTGCTCTACACATCCAGCTACCTGGACAGAGAGGTCCTGAAGGCCTTCAGCGAAGCACA ggctGATGAGTGGTTGTCGGCGGCGGTGGACTGTCTGGAGTTCCTGCCAGATGACTTGGTGGTTGAGGTGAGCAGGGGTCTGCCCCGCTGCGGTGAGGACCAGGGCCAGTGTAAGAGACTGGTGTATGGGATCCTGGTCCAGCACTACGGAGAGACACAGCACCCTCCACTACTCAGCAACCACGTCTTCGACATCCACTCCAGCATCTCTGAACTACTGG TGAATGGGAAGAGGGAGCAGGCTCTGGAGGccctacagctgtgtctgaaaCTACAGGACTCTCGCAGTAAAGAGGAGCTACGCAGACTGCTGCGATTCATGGCCGTCGCTGCCAAACCGCAGGAGGTCAAACTGCACAAagag GTAGAGAACAGGATGGCGGTGAAGAGATCTTTCTCTGGTGCCATCGTCTACAGCATGAGACTGGCCAAGGGGAAGGTTGACCTGCTGGTGCTGTTTATGGTGGAAAACCACTGTGACGTCTTCAAG ATTCCAGTGTCGTTGCACAAACTTGTGAGCGATAGACTGACCAACATTGTGAAGAGGAAAGACCCACAAGTCTTAACAT GCGAGTCAATGGAAGAGCGTACGTGGAGAGCAAACAGAAGACTACCAAAGAGGAACTATGGGCTCTACTGA
- the depdc7a gene encoding DEP domain-containing protein 7 isoform X1 yields the protein MAGKPFRATFIWSSIIANLQQRIQVKRHRHKLKTYHDCFLGSEAVDVVLAHVIQSRFCGDAEVPRSKAVRLCQALMDSRVFEAVGTNVFGNKEKRRATFEDSSCSLYRLLPLPSSPTTMTSSHSTSTITIESGYDSPSKHRNSYSPPLKRKEDQYSNNHSPVKTDKSLEDVLGNLNITSTITPQMINLGLSQELVGEVWRQQTVFRLLQLIELPLLESLLEGEERPRPPLHSMDSDPDLLYTSSYLDREVLKAFSEAQADEWLSAAVDCLEFLPDDLVVEVSRGLPRCGEDQGQCKRLVYGILVQHYGETQHPPLLSNHVFDIHSSISELLVNGKREQALEALQLCLKLQDSRSKEELRRLLRFMAVAAKPQEVKLHKEVENRMAVKRSFSGAIVYSMRLAKGKVDLLVLFMVENHCDVFKIPVSLHKLVSDRLTNIVKRKDPQVLTCMGAFGVSSTYCRRVNGRAYVESKQKTTKEELWALLKTIHENPKLSNKEKRRLLGQFYKGHPEIFVQYFGSRLSSDDL from the exons ATGGCCGGTAAGCCGTTCCGGGCCACCTTCATCTGGAGCAGCATCATCGCCAACCTCCAGCAGCGCATCCAGGTCAAGCGCCACCGTCATAAGCTCAAGACCTACCATGACTGTTTCCTGGGGTCAGAGGCTGTGGACGTGGTGCTGGCCCATGTCATCCAGTCACGGTTCTGCGGCGATGCCGAGGTGCCTCGCTCCAAGGCCGTACGCCTCTGCCAGGCCCTGATGGATTCGCGGGTGTTCGAGGCGGTGGGCACCAACGTATTTGGGAATAAGGAGAAGAGGCGTGCCACCTTCGAGGACAGTAGCTGTAGTCTGTACCGGTTGCTTCCGCTTCCGTCTAGTCCCACTACCATGACCAGCTCGCACTCGACGAGCACCATCACCATCGAGAGTGGATACGACTCGCCGAGCAAACACCGGAACAGCTACAGCCCACCTCTCAAACG TAAAGAGGACCAGTACTCCAACAACCACTCTCCGGTCAAAACAGACAAATCACTAGAGGACGTGTTGGGGAACCTCAACATCACCTCAACCATCACCCCACAGATGATCAACCTCGGCCTCTCACAGGAGT TGGTGGGTGAGGTGTGGCGCCAGCAGACGGTGTTCAGGCTGCTACAGCTGATAGAGCTCCCCCTTCTGGAGAGtctgttggagggagaggagCGGCCCAGGCCCCCTCTACACAGCATGGACAGTGACCCAGACCTGCTCTACACATCCAGCTACCTGGACAGAGAGGTCCTGAAGGCCTTCAGCGAAGCACA ggctGATGAGTGGTTGTCGGCGGCGGTGGACTGTCTGGAGTTCCTGCCAGATGACTTGGTGGTTGAGGTGAGCAGGGGTCTGCCCCGCTGCGGTGAGGACCAGGGCCAGTGTAAGAGACTGGTGTATGGGATCCTGGTCCAGCACTACGGAGAGACACAGCACCCTCCACTACTCAGCAACCACGTCTTCGACATCCACTCCAGCATCTCTGAACTACTGG TGAATGGGAAGAGGGAGCAGGCTCTGGAGGccctacagctgtgtctgaaaCTACAGGACTCTCGCAGTAAAGAGGAGCTACGCAGACTGCTGCGATTCATGGCCGTCGCTGCCAAACCGCAGGAGGTCAAACTGCACAAagag GTAGAGAACAGGATGGCGGTGAAGAGATCTTTCTCTGGTGCCATCGTCTACAGCATGAGACTGGCCAAGGGGAAGGTTGACCTGCTGGTGCTGTTTATGGTGGAAAACCACTGTGACGTCTTCAAG ATTCCAGTGTCGTTGCACAAACTTGTGAGCGATAGACTGACCAACATTGTGAAGAGGAAAGACCCACAAGTCTTAACATGTATGGGAGCTTttggtgtct CCTCTACATATTGCAGGCGAGTCAATGGAAGAGCGTACGTGGAGAGCAAACAGAAGACTACCAAAGAGGAACTATGGGCTCTACTGAAGACAATCCACGAgaaccccaaactgtccaacaAAGAGAAGAGACGCTTGCTGGGACAGTTCTACAAGGGGCATCCTGAGATCTTTGTCCAGTACTTTGGAAGCAGATTGTCAAGTGATGATCTGTAG